aaatggacgaacATGATCAAAGATCAATGCATCATCACCTGTTGAAGGAGGCCGCCCGTTTTCTCCTTTCCCGCTTGAGCAGTGTCACGGGCAGACTGGGCAGTTTCCGACGACTTCTGTTTAGCTGCTTCTGTCTTCTCCTTGAGGAGGCTGCCCGTTTCCTCCTTGCCCTCCTGGGTTCGGTCTCGGGCAGATTGGGCGGACTCCGAAGCTCTGTCTTTCGCCGTGTTAGCCTTTTCCTTCATCGTTTCCGTCGCTTCTCTTCCCTTCTCCGTCATTTGATTCTTTTTCTCCTATTCACCATTGAAAGATGATGTTATTTACATGCAATGCTACAACCATGATACATGCAACATCATCCCATGCATCCACCAGCACTAGAATGTAATCATTCATGACCATGCATATTGCATCACTACCCACATGATCTTCATCATGCAAGATAATCAATCTCACAGAATCACCGGTATTAAAATGCAACCATGAGCATGGAAAGGTCTATGCATGCAACATCAGcaccatcacatacatcacccaCCATATCTCTGAGATTTAAGGTTCTAGGCCATCCACCTACATGATACATGCATGGGAAGAATGATGAGATGCATACGGGAGTTTGGTAATGAAAGTCTCACCTGAGCTTGGCCTTTGGTCTCACCAGCTTTGTGGCTTTGATCTTGGGAcgccatttttcttttcttcaa
This region of Magnolia sinica isolate HGM2019 chromosome 1, MsV1, whole genome shotgun sequence genomic DNA includes:
- the LOC131255929 gene encoding late embryogenesis abundant protein Dc3 → MASQDQSHKAGETKGQAQEKKNQMTEKGREATETMKEKANTAKDRASESAQSARDRTQEGKEETGSLLKEKTEAAKQKSSETAQSARDTAQAGKEKTGGLLQQTGEKVTNMAQGATDAVKNTLGMGDNNKNTTTTTNKD